The following proteins come from a genomic window of Frankia casuarinae:
- a CDS encoding TIGR03089 family protein: protein MSASVPRLVAARTLLGPAADADAAPAAGVRGIASVLAHRLATDPARPLVTFYDDATGERVEFSATTFDNWVAKTANMLVDTLGLGIGDRVGVHLPTHWLSSVILLATWSAGMDAVLVRDAAGEQDGGDAEKAGGELPVATPLDALFVAEDRLDEAFGLMVDEIVALSLRPLGGRMRRPVAGVLDYAAEVPPHGDRFAAPAAPPGQAALLRAGTAIAGAWGLGPADRVLFTAPLATTEGLVGSLLAPLVAGSSIVLCRHLDSAALPRRIETEKITAVGRSVLRHAPSPLPAGVRSLPLPRLG, encoded by the coding sequence ATGAGCGCCTCCGTGCCGCGGCTGGTCGCCGCACGGACGCTGCTTGGCCCGGCCGCGGACGCCGACGCCGCACCCGCGGCGGGGGTTCGCGGCATCGCGTCCGTCCTCGCGCACCGGCTGGCCACCGATCCCGCCCGCCCGCTGGTCACCTTCTACGACGACGCGACCGGCGAACGCGTGGAATTCTCGGCGACCACCTTCGACAACTGGGTGGCGAAGACCGCGAACATGCTGGTCGACACGCTCGGCCTCGGCATCGGTGACCGGGTCGGCGTCCACCTGCCGACGCACTGGCTCAGTTCGGTCATCCTGCTCGCCACCTGGTCGGCCGGGATGGACGCGGTCCTCGTCCGGGACGCAGCCGGCGAGCAGGACGGCGGGGACGCCGAGAAGGCCGGCGGGGAGCTCCCGGTCGCGACCCCCCTCGACGCGCTGTTCGTGGCCGAGGACCGGCTCGACGAGGCATTCGGCCTGATGGTGGACGAGATCGTGGCCCTGTCACTGCGCCCGCTGGGTGGTCGGATGCGCAGGCCCGTCGCCGGGGTTCTCGACTACGCCGCGGAGGTGCCCCCGCACGGCGATCGGTTCGCCGCCCCGGCAGCGCCGCCTGGGCAGGCCGCGCTGCTGCGCGCGGGTACCGCGATCGCGGGGGCGTGGGGCCTGGGACCCGCGGACCGGGTGCTGTTCACCGCGCCGCTCGCCACGACCGAGGGCCTGGTCGGTTCGCTGCTTGCTCCCCTGGTCGCAGGCTCGTCGATCGTGCTGTGCCGGCATCTCGACAGCGCCGCGCTCCCGCGGCGCATCGAGACGGAGAAAATCACCGCCGTCGGCCGGTCAGTCCTGCGGCACGCGCCCAGCCCACTGCCCGCGGGGGTCCGGTCGCTGCCGCTCCCCCGCCTCGGGTGA
- a CDS encoding LCP family protein, with amino-acid sequence MRPPALPSALDPRGPRRHRSPLRRLSVGAVALLSVLVLGLSTIGWAAYRQFDKAVTRVDWDIEGARPASADGEENVLLLGDDSREGTGGEYGVVDGVRSDTTIIAHFGKDGSATLLSFPRDMLVPVVPREKATAHDGRSKLTEVLGLADVPGLVTTLESLTGLKIDHTISINLAGFKTMTDAVGGVSVCVTPLPNGSTRNLHDSMSGWSGRLGENRLNGDQALAFVRTRYALGDERLRILRQQQFLSKLLATATSSGVLTNPAKITSLIGAVGSALRIDQGLDQTAMLKLAKRVSELGPGRIHFVTVPTHIALRSDGAVDDLGSIPPHGAVLIVDQAGLDQVLAPLLPAGTKPPAQRTLDPAQVSIAAVRNASGRAGLATGTVDGLRARGFTGPMTAATSTRQTLTEVRHPPGQEAAARTLAATIPGSRIVADAGRSGAGLVLVLGSTFTGLPSSGLPSGGLPGAAATVGTRISTTSTAAGGDTRATTIGGTATPTPAAGGAGVGGTTGTAAAPVGPVPSDPSCTP; translated from the coding sequence ATGCGCCCGCCGGCCCTGCCGTCCGCGTTGGACCCACGTGGGCCCCGTCGCCACCGCTCCCCGCTGCGACGGCTGTCCGTTGGAGCCGTCGCTCTGCTGTCCGTGCTGGTTCTCGGTCTGAGCACCATCGGGTGGGCCGCCTACCGACAGTTCGACAAGGCCGTCACGCGCGTCGACTGGGACATCGAGGGTGCCCGCCCGGCGAGCGCGGACGGCGAGGAGAACGTCCTGCTGCTCGGCGACGACAGCCGGGAGGGCACCGGGGGTGAGTACGGCGTGGTGGACGGCGTCCGGTCCGACACCACCATCATCGCCCACTTCGGCAAGGACGGCTCGGCCACGTTACTGTCCTTCCCCCGGGACATGCTCGTCCCGGTGGTGCCGCGGGAGAAGGCCACCGCCCACGACGGCCGGTCGAAGCTCACCGAGGTGCTCGGGCTGGCGGACGTCCCCGGTCTCGTCACCACGCTGGAGTCCCTGACCGGCCTGAAGATCGACCATACCATCTCGATCAATCTCGCCGGTTTCAAGACGATGACCGACGCGGTGGGAGGCGTGAGCGTGTGCGTGACGCCCCTACCGAACGGCAGCACCCGCAACCTGCACGACTCGATGTCGGGATGGAGCGGACGGCTCGGCGAGAACCGTCTCAACGGTGATCAGGCGCTGGCCTTCGTCCGGACCCGTTACGCGCTCGGGGACGAACGCCTTCGCATTCTGCGCCAGCAGCAGTTCCTCTCCAAGCTGCTGGCGACAGCGACCAGCAGCGGAGTGCTCACCAACCCAGCCAAGATCACTTCACTGATCGGTGCGGTCGGCAGCGCGCTGCGGATCGACCAGGGTCTCGACCAGACCGCGATGCTCAAGCTCGCGAAGCGGGTCAGCGAGCTGGGTCCGGGAAGAATTCACTTCGTGACAGTCCCTACGCACATCGCGCTGCGCTCCGATGGCGCGGTTGACGACCTGGGTTCGATTCCCCCGCACGGGGCCGTACTCATCGTCGATCAGGCCGGCCTCGACCAGGTCCTCGCTCCGCTGCTGCCCGCGGGCACCAAGCCTCCCGCACAGCGAACTCTCGACCCCGCCCAGGTCTCGATCGCCGCCGTCCGCAACGCCTCGGGACGTGCCGGACTCGCCACCGGCACGGTCGACGGACTGCGGGCACGCGGCTTCACTGGGCCGATGACCGCCGCGACATCGACCCGCCAGACTCTGACCGAGGTACGCCATCCCCCGGGCCAGGAGGCTGCGGCACGCACCCTGGCGGCGACGATCCCCGGCAGCCGGATCGTCGCGGACGCCGGCCGCTCCGGGGCCGGCCTCGTCCTCGTCCTCGGATCCACCTTCACCGGCCTGCCCAGCTCCGGCCTGCCCAGCGGTGGGCTGCCGGGCGCGGCGGCAACCGTCGGCACGAGGATCTCGACGACCTCGACCGCCGCCGGTGGTGACACCCGGGCGACCACGATCGGCGGCACCGCGACGCCGACCCCGGCGGCCGGCGGGGCCGGCGTCGGCGGCACCACAGGCACCGCGGCCGCTCCGGTCGGTCCCGTTCCCTCCGACCCCTCGTGCACGCCATGA
- a CDS encoding LCP family protein, which yields MTDAPPRLSAGSQGPPPRRRNRLNPTARAYRGPSPTRDDHQARDDHQARDDHQARDDHQARDDHQARDDHQARDDHQARDDEHDTRRERSLTSRLLTVVAAMLAAVVLLAAVGGWTAYEYFDAQINRIRLGLGGDRPAEAAEGTRNFLLVGSDSRAGTGGEYESQGAVTDERSDTTMLAHLDVDGTTTMVSFPRDTLVRIPGHGLGKLNSAITLGGPSLLIRTIENLTDIKIDHYVSVDLAGFKEMTDAIGGVTVCVKPLPNGGKSNLYDPWSQWRGTVGKNYLNGEQALAFVRQRHGLPDNDFDRIRRQQQFIGAVFTQATTTGVLANPVRLENLLQAATRALTVDDGTSMNDMRALATRLRGMSADQIRFETIPVHTPTPAEGGNAVGELPRFGSVQLYDPETLEKFLAPLRGRARDTRESSVTPAPTPTVDPAQVLIDVYNGAGVGGLAAKAAGALRQAGFRVGPPQTWQAGVVETTQVRYRPSEQAAAHAVQADVPGSRLRADASVPAGHIALVLGTSYNGVNPSPAAGGAGSTGGTGTAAGATGGSATADPPPASPSTAADLTSGCTY from the coding sequence GTGACCGACGCGCCGCCGCGTCTGTCCGCGGGGTCCCAGGGCCCGCCCCCGCGGCGACGAAATCGTCTGAATCCGACCGCCCGTGCGTATCGAGGCCCGTCTCCGACCCGGGACGACCACCAGGCACGCGACGACCACCAGGCACGCGACGACCACCAGGCACGCGACGACCACCAGGCACGCGACGACCACCAGGCACGCGACGACCACCAGGCACGCGACGACCACCAGGCACGCGACGACGAACACGACACTCGCCGGGAGCGGTCTCTGACGTCCCGCCTGCTCACGGTAGTCGCAGCGATGCTCGCCGCCGTGGTACTCCTTGCCGCGGTGGGCGGCTGGACCGCCTACGAGTATTTTGACGCCCAGATCAACCGGATCCGCCTCGGGCTCGGCGGGGACCGGCCGGCGGAGGCCGCGGAGGGCACCCGGAACTTCCTGCTGGTCGGATCGGACAGCAGGGCGGGCACCGGCGGCGAGTACGAGAGCCAGGGAGCGGTGACCGACGAACGGTCGGACACGACGATGCTGGCCCACCTCGACGTGGACGGGACCACGACGATGGTCTCCTTTCCGAGGGACACCCTCGTGCGCATTCCGGGGCACGGCCTCGGCAAGCTGAACTCGGCGATCACCCTCGGCGGTCCCAGTCTCCTGATCAGAACGATCGAGAATCTCACCGACATCAAGATCGACCACTACGTCTCGGTCGATCTGGCCGGTTTCAAGGAGATGACCGACGCCATCGGCGGTGTCACCGTCTGCGTAAAACCGCTACCAAACGGCGGAAAGTCCAATCTGTACGATCCGTGGTCACAGTGGCGGGGCACGGTAGGCAAGAATTATCTCAACGGAGAGCAGGCACTCGCCTTCGTCCGCCAACGCCACGGCCTACCCGACAACGATTTTGATCGCATCCGCCGTCAGCAGCAGTTCATCGGCGCCGTCTTCACCCAGGCAACCACGACCGGGGTGCTCGCCAACCCGGTCAGGCTGGAGAACCTGCTCCAGGCCGCGACCAGGGCGCTCACCGTCGATGACGGCACCAGCATGAACGACATGCGCGCGCTCGCGACACGGCTGCGCGGGATGTCCGCCGATCAGATCCGGTTCGAGACGATCCCCGTACACACCCCGACGCCGGCCGAGGGCGGCAACGCCGTGGGGGAGCTGCCGAGGTTCGGCTCCGTGCAGCTTTACGACCCCGAGACGCTGGAGAAGTTCCTCGCTCCGCTGCGCGGGCGGGCCCGTGACACGCGGGAGTCCTCCGTTACCCCGGCACCGACTCCGACGGTCGACCCGGCGCAGGTGCTGATCGACGTCTACAACGGCGCCGGAGTGGGGGGCCTCGCCGCCAAGGCCGCCGGGGCGCTGCGGCAGGCCGGTTTCCGGGTCGGCCCGCCGCAGACGTGGCAGGCCGGCGTGGTGGAGACGACGCAGGTGCGCTACCGCCCAAGCGAACAGGCCGCCGCCCATGCCGTGCAGGCCGACGTGCCCGGCAGCCGGTTGCGCGCGGACGCCTCCGTCCCCGCCGGCCACATCGCCCTCGTCCTGGGCACGTCCTACAACGGGGTGAACCCGAGTCCAGCGGCCGGGGGCGCCGGATCGACCGGTGGTACCGGCACAGCCGCCGGGGCGACCGGCGGGTCCGCTACGGCGGACCCGCCTCCCGCCTCACCGTCAACGGCCGCGGATCTCACCTCGGGGTGCACGTACTAA
- a CDS encoding glucose-1-phosphate thymidylyltransferase has product MKALVLAGGSGTRLRPITHTSAKQLVPVANKPVLFYGLEAIRDAGITDVGIIVGETAGEIQAAVGDGSAFGIQVTYIRQDAPLGLAHAVLIARDFLVDEPFVMYLGDNLIIGGISSLVEEFRRTTPDALILLTRVDNPSAFGVAELGADRQIIRLVEKPLVPPSDLALVGVYMFGTPIHDAVGAIKPSARGELEITEAIQWLVDGGYEVASHLVEGYWKDTGRLDDMLETNRHLLESIEPAIRGSVDEHSTIVGRVVIEEGASLVRSTVRGPAIIGRDTTLVDTYVGPFTSIFHSCVIERTEIEYSIVLERATIRGIGRIEDSLIGRDVEVVPSAALPRAHRLMLGDHSRVSVATTGT; this is encoded by the coding sequence ATGAAGGCCCTCGTCCTTGCTGGTGGTTCGGGAACCCGTCTGCGGCCGATCACCCACACCTCGGCCAAACAGCTTGTTCCAGTGGCGAACAAGCCGGTGCTTTTCTACGGCCTGGAGGCCATCCGTGACGCCGGTATCACCGATGTCGGGATCATCGTGGGGGAGACGGCCGGCGAGATCCAGGCGGCGGTAGGTGACGGCTCGGCATTCGGGATCCAGGTCACCTACATCCGCCAGGACGCGCCGCTCGGACTGGCACATGCCGTGCTCATCGCCCGCGACTTCCTCGTCGATGAACCGTTCGTCATGTACCTCGGCGACAACCTGATTATCGGTGGGATCTCCAGCCTGGTCGAGGAATTCCGACGGACCACTCCGGACGCCCTGATCCTGCTGACCAGGGTCGACAACCCCTCCGCCTTCGGTGTCGCCGAGCTCGGTGCGGATCGGCAGATCATTCGACTGGTCGAGAAGCCGCTCGTTCCGCCGAGTGACCTGGCGCTCGTCGGCGTCTACATGTTCGGCACCCCCATCCACGACGCCGTGGGGGCGATCAAACCGTCGGCCCGCGGCGAGCTGGAGATCACCGAGGCGATCCAGTGGCTCGTCGACGGCGGATACGAGGTCGCCTCCCACCTGGTCGAGGGTTACTGGAAGGACACCGGCCGACTCGACGACATGCTCGAGACGAACCGCCATCTCCTCGAGTCGATCGAGCCGGCGATCCGTGGCAGCGTTGACGAGCACAGCACGATCGTTGGCCGTGTGGTGATCGAGGAGGGCGCCTCGCTGGTCCGGTCCACCGTGCGCGGGCCGGCCATCATCGGCCGGGACACCACCCTCGTCGATACCTATGTCGGCCCGTTCACCTCGATCTTTCACTCCTGCGTCATCGAACGGACCGAGATCGAGTACTCGATTGTGCTGGAGCGGGCGACGATCCGTGGGATCGGGCGGATCGAGGACTCGCTGATCGGCCGGGATGTCGAGGTCGTCCCCTCCGCGGCCCTGCCCAGGGCGCATCGGCTCATGCTGGGCGACCACTCCCGCGTCTCGGTGGCTACGACGGGGACCTGA
- a CDS encoding phospholipid carrier-dependent glycosyltransferase yields MPGPRRVPVLLLLITAVHLGLLLSYAFVYPTWTGYDEAQHVDMVYGLQHGVGWPAPGKKIISTGVAATSDDFDRGRFQDMFQAGGKRRGSPSFAEIDPTPRGQRQSFDALGGVAPVGDGRLSNQMVQHPPLIYVVGARLLDALPGSKHWAYDQQVFVLRLLNILVVAPLPLLAWLAARRFGLDQPSALAAATLPLAVPGFTRVGATFNNDGLLMLATGGLTVTLVGVLRGDMRRRTAARAGIWLGIALLTKAFALALPAMIVAAYLVGWWRLRRAGRQAPERSAYPAGRLFASRRAIGSLPWTPATLAVGLGLALGGWWWIRNYVLYDSVQPNGWATNPPRREPLLLPDSFLTWFWYFFRTMISRFWGGLGLFEPPQLSPVAIVVATGAVVGLCAAALAAGPRRAARPDRLASTAGPAVLLLPVAFAYLMVGQRSWAEYQQYTRGIAVQGRYLYLGLVGLGVVFALGLRAALRGRERLAPAVTLVGALLMQGLGLLAVCSYYWLPRQVSFTPARVPEIVAGAGRWAPFPIGVTITVFALSAVLVVLCLAVAVRAGGARGTREAAITGPGSGPGSGSGSGGHRPTPAPRSPSRMRKGHPLRAGLRSPS; encoded by the coding sequence ATGCCCGGTCCGCGGCGCGTGCCGGTGTTATTGCTCCTCATCACGGCGGTTCACCTCGGCCTGCTGCTCAGCTACGCGTTCGTGTATCCGACCTGGACGGGATACGACGAGGCTCAGCACGTGGACATGGTCTACGGCCTGCAGCACGGAGTCGGCTGGCCCGCACCAGGCAAAAAGATCATCTCGACGGGTGTAGCCGCGACCTCTGACGACTTCGACCGCGGCCGCTTCCAGGACATGTTCCAGGCCGGTGGGAAACGGCGGGGCTCCCCGTCCTTCGCCGAGATCGATCCGACGCCACGCGGCCAGCGCCAGTCGTTCGACGCCCTCGGCGGGGTTGCCCCCGTCGGCGACGGCCGTCTCTCCAACCAGATGGTGCAGCATCCACCGTTGATCTACGTGGTCGGCGCCAGGCTGCTCGACGCCCTGCCGGGCTCCAAGCACTGGGCCTATGACCAGCAGGTCTTCGTCCTGCGTCTGTTGAACATCCTGGTGGTCGCGCCGCTGCCCCTGCTGGCATGGCTGGCGGCACGCCGCTTCGGACTGGATCAACCATCGGCCCTCGCCGCGGCGACCCTGCCACTCGCCGTGCCCGGGTTCACCAGGGTCGGTGCCACCTTCAACAATGACGGCCTCCTGATGCTCGCCACCGGCGGGCTGACCGTCACTCTCGTGGGTGTGCTGCGCGGCGACATGCGTCGCCGCACCGCCGCCCGGGCCGGGATCTGGTTGGGAATCGCCCTGCTGACCAAGGCGTTCGCGCTGGCCCTGCCGGCCATGATCGTCGCCGCCTATCTGGTCGGCTGGTGGCGCCTGCGGCGTGCGGGGCGGCAGGCACCGGAACGGTCCGCGTATCCGGCCGGCCGGCTTTTCGCGTCGCGTCGCGCGATCGGCTCCCTGCCATGGACGCCGGCCACGCTGGCGGTCGGCCTCGGGCTCGCCCTGGGAGGTTGGTGGTGGATCAGGAACTACGTCCTGTACGACTCCGTCCAGCCGAACGGGTGGGCGACGAACCCGCCGCGGCGGGAACCACTGCTGCTTCCGGACTCCTTCCTCACCTGGTTCTGGTACTTCTTCCGGACTATGATCAGCCGCTTCTGGGGCGGGCTTGGCCTGTTCGAGCCGCCCCAGCTCTCCCCGGTCGCCATCGTCGTGGCGACCGGGGCGGTTGTCGGACTGTGCGCGGCCGCGCTGGCCGCCGGACCCCGCCGCGCCGCGCGGCCGGACCGGCTGGCGAGTACCGCCGGGCCGGCGGTACTGCTGCTCCCGGTCGCCTTCGCCTATCTGATGGTCGGGCAGCGCAGCTGGGCGGAGTACCAGCAGTACACCCGCGGCATCGCCGTCCAGGGCCGGTATCTCTACCTGGGGCTGGTCGGTCTGGGGGTGGTGTTCGCTCTGGGCCTGCGCGCGGCGCTGCGCGGCCGGGAGCGACTGGCACCCGCCGTCACGCTGGTCGGCGCGCTGCTGATGCAGGGTCTGGGGCTGCTGGCGGTCTGTTCGTACTACTGGTTGCCGCGCCAGGTGTCCTTCACCCCGGCCCGCGTTCCCGAGATCGTCGCGGGGGCCGGCCGCTGGGCGCCGTTCCCGATCGGCGTCACGATCACGGTCTTCGCGCTGTCGGCGGTGCTCGTCGTTCTCTGCCTCGCCGTCGCGGTGCGGGCGGGCGGAGCCAGGGGCACGCGGGAGGCCGCGATCACGGGTCCGGGATCGGGTCCGGGATCGGGATCGGGATCGGGCGGTCACCGGCCGACGCCCGCCCCACGAAGTCCGTCACGGATGCGCAAGGGACATCCGCTCCGGGCAGGCCTCAGGTCCCCGTCGTAG